Proteins encoded within one genomic window of Papio anubis isolate 15944 chromosome X, Panubis1.0, whole genome shotgun sequence:
- the LOC100999447 gene encoding zinc transporter ZIP1 yields the protein MGPWGEPELLMWRPEVVASEPPVPVGLEVKLGALVLLLVLTLLCSLVPICVLRQPGANHEASAFRQKALSLVSCFAGGVFLATCLLDLLPDYLAAIDEALAALHVTLQFPLQEFILAMGFFLVLVMEQITLAYKEQSGLSPLEETRALLGTVNGGPQHWHNGPGVPQASGAPASPSALRACVLVFSLALHSVFEGLAVGPQRDRARAMELCLALLLHKGILAVSLSLRLLQSHLRAQVVAGCGILFSCMTPLGIGLGAALAESAGPLHQLGQSVLEGMEAGTFLYITFLEILPQELASSEQRIVKVILLLADFALLTGLLFIQI from the coding sequence ATGGGGCCCTGGGGAGAGCCAGAGCTCCTGATGTGGCGCCCAGAGGTGGTAGCTTCAGAGCCTCCAGTGCCTGTGGGGCTGGAGGTGAAGTTGGGGGCCCTGGTGCTGCTGCTGGTGCTCACCCTCCTCTGCAGCCTGGTGCCCATCTGTGTGCTGCGCCAGCCAGGAGCTAACCATGAAGCCTCAGCTTTCCGCCAGAAAGCGCTGAGCCTAGTAAGCTGTTTTGCGGGGGGCGTCTTTTTGGCCACCTGTCTCCTGGACCTGCTGCCTGACTACTTGGCTGCCATAGATGAGGCCCTGGCAGCCTTGCACGTGACGCTCCAGTTCCCGCTGCAAGAGTTCATCCTGGCCATGGGCTTCTTCCTGGTCCTGGTGATGGAGCAGATCACACTGGCTTACAAGGAGCAGTCAGGGCTGTCACCTCTTGAGGAAACAAGGGCTCTGCTGGGAACAGTGAATGGTGGGCCGCAGCATTGGCATAATGGGCCAGGGGTTCCACAGGCGAGTGGAGCCCCAGCAAGCCCCTCAGCCTTGCGTGCCTGTGTACTGGTATTCTCCCTGGCCCTCCACTCTGTGTTTGAGGGACTGGCGGTGGGGCCACAGCGAGACCGGGCTCGGGCGATGGAGCTGTGCCTGGCTTTGCTGCTCCACAAGGGCATCCTGGCTGTCAGCCTGTCCCTGCGGCTGCTGCAGAGCCACCTTAGGGCACAGGTGGTGGCTGGCTGTGGGATCCTCTTCTCATGCATGACACCTCTAGGCATCGGGCTGGGTGCAGCTCTGGCTGAGTCGGCGGGACCTCTGCACCAGCTGGGTCAGTCTGTGCTAGAGGGCATGGAGGCTGGCACCTTTCTCTATATCACCTTTCTGGAAATCCTGCCCCAGGAGCTGGCCAGTTCTGAACAAAGGATCGTCAAGGTCATCCTGCTCCTAGCAGACTTTGCCCTACTCACTGGCCTGCTCTTCATCCAAATCTAG